Below is a window of Zerene cesonia ecotype Mississippi chromosome 18, Zerene_cesonia_1.1, whole genome shotgun sequence DNA.
AAATAAAGTTTTAGGGCAAAAACTAAAAGTTTTATCCCATTGGAGGtagaagttttaaaaatcttttcttCTTTCGCTCGCGCACACACTGATTACTGTACTGCAAATGCAACTTTGTAACcctatgtatttatatgagaTTACAAAGTTTTTATGCAGTTGGAGTTTCAAGAAAACTTCTTGAACTTCTGGTCGAAAATGGCCtgaattgatttgaaaaaagaatagTAGGGCCTTGCCGTTTTTTGTATGCTTGACATGGTGAGGGCACTGCAGTGCCGCCCAACACTAGGACACTACCATGATATACGTTATCACAAAGTTATAACTACCCTTCTTTTCGTTGTGGCTTTTGGCTTATTCACAACATTTCCAACTTACTTCATTgagtcataaaataaataaaacttcaagTTAACATCAAatcatcatatatttatttaaaatttactttcacTTTCCTTTCTTACCAGCGATGTCAGAAACTATGCTGGCTGCTGAAAACAGAGAGCCCTCACCtttctgtaaaaataaagaaaaaatactcTTAAGCGTTACAATATGTTCTAAATGCAACTACATAATTGTCTTACTTGGTTTATATTGCATAGAACTAAATCTAAAATATGGGTTGcttgatattttgaaatattacaatcatCGTTTTGAGAACTATCTATGAGAGGATAGTTATGAACTGCAGCAAAATGCACCCTAAGTTTTTTACTCTAAAATATAGAAgtaatgtggtagtcgagcacgctcgcacgcacgaattgggccagctcgcaccggggaagtaccacacccccacagaagaccggcgtgaaatagcattctgctgtgtttcgttcggtgagtgggggagccggaggcccatatccttttccttccccttcccagtcctttcctttattcctctcgccaatcctttcttaatcccttcccaatttaaagtcggcaatccatttgtagaggcgtaaggtctgtaatcgactttacgcctctacaaatgttcatgggcggtggtagcgcttaccatcaggcgtcccaccagctccattgccgactgacataaaaaaaaaaaaaattgaattgttgtgtaaataaatcatcTTTTTTAGTCTGTGACGTACGCATATATTGGggaattaatcaattattccTTCTTTATCGACTACTACTTGCACCCCGCGTtttcccgtaagaatatcgggataaaaagtcgcctatatgttattccagttgtccagctgtctacgtaccaaatttcattgcaatcggttcagtagtctttgcgtgaaagagcacaaacacacacacacacatctttacaaactttcgcatttaaaatattggtaggattagtaggactagtaggatagtaggataggattagacCAACGCTATGCAGAAATCGTCTTTGAAACAGTAGTAATTAGAATAGATAGTCTTGGCACGGATATGTAATAGTGGAGTATAccattgtaattaaaattttaagattacaAATTTTTTGATCCTATTAAATTCAATCTTTACCAACTACAAAATCAgagctttattgtttttagaattaattaatcctGGCAAATCTTTTTAGGATAATggaaacttatttttaaattatagcatTGTCATCAATCcttgataaatatacaaagtttCAAATTAATCAGACTTCTGGAAATTGctaaaaattatgttcaaaGATTCCATTAGATACATACAACCCGAGCTAATAAAACCgtgttaaaaacatataacattCTATTATAGACTGTAGACACAATGATTATAAGAGTTAAGTTTGGGTAATGTACAAAAAGATGCGTCTCTAATGAGATCCaagagacaaaaaaaaaataacaatacgtACGAGCACTCTGCCAAAATTTCTCAGCACTCGTCCTGTATTCATAGCTTCACTGTGCCCGAAGAGAGCAGACAAAGCAACGAACaacacaacaaacaaatatgtgaatttcattttttgtttttttttttaacgttgtATTTAATGACTGTGAAagtcttattataattaaatgtacgtTTGCGATGGCTTAAATACATTTCGCTGTCGTAAAAAGTATTCGTTTATGATCTATGTTGcgatttataacaaaactggTAATTAAGGAAAGAAGTGACTACTAAAAACTATATGAAATAAACGTGAAGAATGTTTATCATTTGCATATAGAAAATTCTcgaaaatcacaaaaatattccAGTATTATTAGAAAGTAcatggattttttttgttttcttataaattgtgttttttggaaattatatttaattattattattcgccaataaacgtcaggaagagtcataataaattggaacTACTTagacgcctcctatttgttaaaaaagtaagtttaagtcgataaaacacgaatatgacattttctaaaaaaaattacctagatagatcgatttatcgcccccgaaaccccttatatactaaatttcatgaaaatcgttggagccggttaagcaacggtttaaaaaatgtgaatgttATTCTTATCAAAACTGTATATTTTCGTATACTTCCTAAACGATACTGATATTGAATCGATCCTGAAGTGGTATTCACAATATTTCGACATTACCCCGCATCCCAAGGGCCACCAATAcactataaaacaatgtatagAAATTTACTATTATACGTAGCTACTATAAACGTTTCTTAGTACAATATTTCtctttctatataaattttacacataCATGCATCAAACAATACAGAAACATCACATACACTACCAAGCATTTGTGTGTGTCAAACGTACGCACCCATTTCTActcttttctttaaaattactctAGAAATTTCACCAATGGAGAATTATCAATAGTAGGCATTTAGCAATACACGCATACATCACGctaatcatactaatattataaatgttaatctgtttgaatgtttgtccgtcaatcacgatgaaactactgaatggattttgatgaaatttggtatacaggctgggtatgaactgacttggataataggataattttatcccgattaaatgctcccttgggataaaacaggaatctatatccgggcggagccgggacaagcGTCTAGTATACCATAAATATGGAGTACATTAACCCTTTTTAAAcagacataaataataaaggacACTTTTGAATTGTAGTCGTAACATTTCATATGAATGTtagcaaattaaatattatatgatattagaAGAGgatgtaatataaaatcgtGAGTTATGGGTCGTGATGtacgtaaatataatgttttgggaaaatttcattatttgcgTCATAATTATAGCTATATTCGTTgtcttgtgtttaattttccCGAGTATTAGAGAAAATACCTTTTTAACagatatcaaattatttattatttcagagaTTTTAATCAGCTTGGTTGCACTAAGCTTAGAAGaatgtttaatattctttaaatattttttatttataactgcaTTTAtccctgctaatattataaatgcgaaggtaactctgtctgtctgtctgttctcacgcctaaactactgattttgttgaaatttggtaggaaGATAGAACGGAActtgagaaaggacataggatactttttatagcGTAAAAACGGTTCAAAGTTTGTATGCAACTTCCTTATTGTCaaacacaatataatgtaaaattcttacacacctaaaccacttaaccaattCTGACAAATAGTCTAGACCTTGGCGAAGACTATAGGCTacccatgtcgcgcgatataacctAATTCCatacgggcaaagccgcggacgGAAAGccaattttctataaaactaaataaaatgaatttctcAAACGCAgaagagtttatttaaatcgcgACATTCTTACTTAGGGAATTTTTATAGCTATAACTTTTAAACGAAAAGTCCGATccgaataatttaatacggAATATAACAGGTTTAAGAACTATAGTTACACAACTCAAGATTATTGagagaattaaaatgtttttgttggcttggattattacaataactgttaattttttttaatataaacatatcatACTAGCTGATCGCCCTTCTACCGTGATCCATATATTATAGCCTATgtgataaaatgaaattgcaGCCTTCTAACgatgaaagagtttttgaaatcgtcCTAGTGaatgtttttgcgtgaaatattataaacatagaaaactaaaatataatattagtgtaaataaaagacgtgaaaaaatataaataactttttaagtCTCATTTAGGTACAtcaaatgataaaatgtttttacccAATATCCTTTATCGCACGAGCagttcgccctggcttcgctcgtggtacatatatatcctgtcactcagcgaagttgcagctttctaatggtgaaagaatttttaaaatcgatccagtagtttatgagtttatccattacaaacaaacaaaaatataaattcttcctttttataatatacgtatagAAAAGATAAAAGAACCATCAAAAAACCCCCAATCTATTATTCGCAACGACTCGAGTTTCGTagctaaaacataaaaattcatgGTCAACTTTGGGGTGTGTTATTTAAAGTCGTAGTcccattgaaatatttttgttatcaaaTTAAACGCGAATACTTGATGAAAACTCGCAAATCATTTAAGCTTGCTTGTTTTAAAGACCAGTTTGATGGTTAGTAATATTTCGATattgaatatacataaattgtaattaatttatttctaaatacgTAAGCAACTTTATGCGAGATACGGAAGCATTATCATTGATCATTAATAATCATTGATATTGTTTGCATGAAAACAAccataatgtaaattatgtaaatttatcattatccatcattatgtaaatttatcattatccatcatcatcatcatcatcatcaccatcacaTAGGTTCCCACACGCACACGCAgggacacaggcttcctatgagggtataggccataatctaccacgctggccaagtgcgggttggcagatgtcacatgttgtcgaATTCGatcgattctcagacatgccggtttcctcacgatgttttccttcaccgtttcgagcagtggtgatgttatccacatgtgcaaataaattgaaaaatcattttatttcctgcgcactcgcccggtctcgaaccccgacttgtcgattttgaagtccgaggtcctcatcactgagccaccacttctcttaatttaattatcattatccACGTCCACTGTTTCTGTCCAATATTACACGTACAAATTTATAGTTACCCACAAAAACTCTAATTTTCCAGGgaggatattaaatatttcttaatatgacattttttcaattgtaattaCTATGGTTTTCCAAGTGTTTCTGTAGTGATTGACTTTGAAGAGGATCTCCTCAAATACGATGCTCgattttaagggataaggaatgGATTGACGAGGTGAGAGGGAAAAAGGAAACATTCTTCCAGCTCCCTCGCTCGTTGTGCATTCACAtcttactatttcacgccgattaCCTCTCCCCCCTTTGCAGGGGAGTGTTTGAATTTCAGAGGATTTCATTCAGGCAGATACGTACTCAATACCAATTTCtataagaatttttgtatCGGTTCAGTTCAGTtactgagataagcgcgttcatacaaacaaacatactgtTCAAGTATATaatacgttatattttaaatgttacattaatCAAAAAAGATGTAGATTAAGGATagagctttataaattaacccCCCGTTTCACCCTCTGAGTTCTCTGtggaataaatttaagtatgGCTTAATCacatgttttaaaacaaacagaattatatatgtaaattatagatCAATTAGAGCATGGATGCTCAACAACATTATCTAGTATTTGGGttcgaatttaaattgtaagtcTAAGGTTGATAACAATCCTCTGGCTACGAGTTTGTTAACTATATCCAACATCGAAGCTTGTGGTCAAACTATCAACAATTTAATGGATTCAGTTATAGCATTACTAAAACTAGTTTGGGTGAATTTAATGTTGTAAGCTAATGACCATTGCGCTTATTAATGTCTGGGTTATTCACTTCTGAGCGTATTAAaccgtataatatattatttactaaatataatgTGGATAAGTATACAGCTGTTTAATAACCATAGGGAATAGAtttgaagtaaaatattaagataaattgaatagaataaaagaaaCGATGCATTTCGCATGTTGCTATAATCaatgatattatacatacaagaaacattattataagtcatattatttattgtaatgaattttatttacgattAATTTGGTGTTAAGGATGACGTCTTTGTATTTAAGTGATCAGCAACTGTTAATGCGTAAATTAGCTTCCAGATtctttttacgtttttttttattagcaatTACATTAATGAATCTGGCAGTAACGTATCATTAACATGGGCAATGAAtgatgtaaacaaaaaatataaaccgaTATTAAATCCCAACGGGTAAAGCAAAATAGAGTTACATACATCCATGTCTTCTTACAAAGTAAAgcgtttataaattacaatacgtATAGGAAGGGCCTGGTTCAACAGGACCAACGACAGCTTCGAATTCTTCTCATTTTCTTTGGCAAATATTTAGAGTTTATTTAGTGTCTTACTGTGCAtgagcaatattttttttgggcttcattttttacataaaaaattacaatcattTTTCTCGATATTCTTGAAAACTGCTGGTCGCCCAAATGTAAAATTACACgcacaattaatttattagatgacatcacacattaaatatttgctaGAAGTATTCGAAACTGCCGCTGGGGaacacacattaaaatttccaaTAGTGCCATCTcttagaaataacaaaaactacatcatactattttgttttacatgaCTTCGTTAATAATACTCTTATTACATTTCACTCAATTTagcttttaaatgaaaaacatcaGGGTATTTATGAAGGTCaagtataagtattttaataagataagttttaaatacataaatgcgTTTACATCTTCATTAATGTGTTTCTAATTTGGCTTCTAAAGAGTCAGTGACATACTATCCTGACATCTAATTTTAGGATGGTAAATTGCTGATAAATTTTTCAGCAgagttttgaatattaaagaattgaatgaaaaatcttaatataaattttctgttATCACTGGTTATTCTGAATCCAttggtaatatatatttcttatggTAATATATATCTGATTCAGTACCTAATTTAAGATATTGTGATCAGACGCCTGTTTTCTAAACTTGCTCTTGAATTTAGAAACTTAAATAAGTGTGGTGTAATTAAATAGCGCCTGACGTAATGTTTATGCATAGATTAGGTTAATAAACATTGCCAGGTACTAATTTGCTAGAGACtagacaatattataatcaataaaatttaaaaaagaacttTATCACTACTGTGAATGTAAAATAAGGTTTGACGATGCAAATTTTGCTACCaacaataacttaaaattattatcttaatatatataaattacgagtcacgttgtttgtccgcgatggctcctaaactactcagccgattttaatcaaatttgcacaccatttGTAGATtaatccaacttaaaagatatgatagtttatatatatatgtcaatTACTAGTATATGTCAATTACTATAAATGACTACCCAGGAAAAACCGGgaggtgcagctagtataaattatgtgtcacgttaattttcaaattttccgtaatttatttataattgttttttatttataccaacTTGTGTTCTTGTGTTTCACACAATCCTTATCTTACTATcgcaaacataatatgttacaaaGAAAAGGTAGGTGTTGGTATGACTCGCTCAAACTCGAAAAAGGTTGGatcaatttgaataattttgagctttatattatgttgaatgAAAGATGATAGCAGGCTTAAACGATAAAACTGTGAGAAACCGatacaacataaataataaaaaaattaaaatatataggatAGTGTGAGGTCATgtagttgaaaataattaacaattttagggcatataatttaaaatgtcttaAAATAATCTTGAAGCTTACACTTATTTGATTTCGTTGTTCCAACCACAGCGCAACTAGTTCTTGTGGATTTTCGTGAGACTGCGGTATAAAACAGACTTATATAAAACCTAactaatactaaaaattaataccaCAGATCACATATTACTGCTATTACTTATTCCATACCATATAGACCATAGTATTCTTCACTTGTGAGATGATGCAATCTCCCTTGGCGTTTACTATGCCACTACCAATTTTATACGCTGAAAGAGCGATGAACAAAAACATATCTATCTCCCTTTACCGcctttttaaagtttatctGTCTCTTTCTAATTAACCTGCAAAATATGTTCTCGCATTTCAATTGAAACTATATCCTCAAGCAGTGTTACAGAGTTCAAATTTCCGTGTTTTACGAACAATTTCAGGCACGCGGTCGCATCATGATCTTTGAAACATTGTTTGAGACTCAGTTGCCGGCAAAACGCAGTCTGTCAGTAAAAATCGAAACGTGGAAGGCGTGTGTTGTCTTGATCGtttggtttttataaataaataaaacgtgtcAGTAACATACGGTTTATACCCGAAAGTTGTTCaggtaagaaataaataataaacgatttttttgcATTGAGTAACAGAAATGCGTTTAGtgaattaatacatttattataggtCACTTGTAGTATAcattaaatcatattaattttcttgatttataattaactgcgccccgcggtttcacccacgtaagtccgtatcccgtaggaatatcgggataaagagttgcctatatgttattccagttctccagctgtctacgtaccaaatttcattgcaatcggttcagtagtttttgcatgaaagagtaataaacacacacatccttacaaactttcgcatttataatattagtagaataggatataatattaatagaatagtaggataggattagcgatgtattaaaacatatcaCTTCCTTCCTTACTGATTACCTAAAGTGATATTTGATACATTaagttctttaaaaaaatcatctcaAGATCAAACGTCCTAACTACCTCCGGACACTAAATCATACCATAAAACTGCTCCGTTCCGACgtaaaataaagacaaacaaacaagcaatatcgcatttataatattagaagaaaaattaaatgagcACTCACGTAAAAATACTCTGGTCATACTTGTCAAAATTTGTAACCACAATTTTGactataaaattcatttcatttaatataaagatagtTTGGTAGTTTGTATACTAAtatcattgaatttatttaatatacagttCTCTCATTACAGAAAAATGTGTGGAATATGGGCTACATTCGGCGTTGATGGGGGTCTATCGCCAACGTGCATCAAGTGTTTTAGCGCAATCGTTCACCGCGGCCCAGATGCCTGGAGAATCGAGCAGGACTCCCGAGAACAGCTGGCAATACTGGGCTTTCAGAGGCTGGCCATCGTGGACGGGCTCCATGGCATGCAACCGATGCGACTCCATCTCTACCCAAGAGTAACTCTCATCTGCAACGGCGAGATATACAATTGTAACCGACTCCGCAACGAATACGAGTTCCCGTACGAAACAAACTGCGACGTAGAAGCCATCATCCACTGCTATAAGAACTTTGGTATCGCTGAAACTGTTCGAAAGTTGGACGGCGTATTCTCCTTCTGCCTCGTCGATGGGGATGTAAGGAAAGTATTTATCGCCAGAGATCCATACGGCGTGCGTCCACTGTTTAAAATGAGCGACGAAGAGAATGGTGTATTGGCTATTTGCTCAGAAGCTAAAGGCCTTATTGGGTTGAAACAAAAAGCCTCAGAGAAATCCACACTGGGACAGTTCCCTCCTGGTCATTTTGAGGAATGGGATATTTGTGAAAACAACAAGGTCAAACTTAACTATGctgaacaatattttcaacCTGGCACACCCCCCAAATTTACACCTTTCGTTGCTGAAAGTGATTTACAAAAACTCaacattaatgaaaaaattgctGCGTTGTTGGAAGCTGCGTGTAAGAAACGGTTGATGTCAGAGAGACGCATAGGATGCTTGTTAAGCGGAGGATTAGATTCGTCGCTGATAACTGCGTTGGTGGTAAAACTTGCAAAAGAGCATAAGCTAccgtataaaatacaaacatttgcTATAGGTATGGGAGATTCACCGGATCTAATATCTGCAAGAACGGTAGCTGATTACCTTGGAACAGAGCATCATGAAGTTATTTTTGACGAGAACGATGTAAGACAAGCATTGGATAACGTTATTTACCATTTGGAATCGTACGATATAACAACGATTCGAGCAAGTTTGCCTATGTATCTTTTATCAAAGTACATCAAAGAGAAAACTGATACTACAGTAGTTTTTAGTGGAGAAGGTGCTGATGAGCTAGCACAAGGATATATTTACTTTAGGGATGCACCAACTGAAAAGGATGGCCACGAAGAAAGTATACGACTGCTGTCAGACATATATCTATACGATGGGTTAAGAGCTGATCGGACAACCAGCTCCTTCAGCTTAGAACTCCGCGTGCCATTTTTGGATATACAATTCACTAGTCATTATTTAAGTATAGATCCAAAGCTGAGACAACCCCAAGATGGTGTAGAAAAACATCTTCTGAGGAGTAGCTTTGCTACAAGTGGTTTGTTGCCAGATTCAATACTATGGAGACATAAAGAAGCATTCAGTGACGGTGTCGCATCAGTTAGGAAGtctttatttacaacaatatCAGAAATAGTAGCAGAGAGACAGCCTTCAGATAATCAGAAATACGAAGGTGTGCAACCCACAACGGCGGAGTCAAAGTACTATAGgtacatttttgaaaaatcatttccAGGACAACACAACTTCACGCCTTATTATTGGATGCCGAAATGGGTTAAAGTTTCAGATCCCTCAGCAAGATTTATCAAACACTATGctgcaaaataattattgcatttataataaaagtttgttacatcattttgtattttgatttttaaaataagacaaGTTATAAATgagtcaatttatttcatattggcATAGCATACgaagacaaaataaataacatgaatCTCTGTCAAtctgcttttttattaaatgccgTCAATAATTTAAAGGTGGTCTTATAGAATCAATAAAGTTTTCTAAGCAAAGGCAATTAGCGTATACTACAGAGTCACTGATTTTAGGCTTTTCATTGCTAAATGTAACCTTATCAACATTCCGTTTACATATCTTTCGTTCTTGAGACGATGTGTCCGATTCTGAATTCATATTCGAAGCCATTAATGACATTGAAGTGGTCTTTTGGATGCCTTTCGGAGATTTT
It encodes the following:
- the LOC119833987 gene encoding asparagine synthetase [glutamine-hydrolyzing]; the encoded protein is MCGIWATFGVDGGLSPTCIKCFSAIVHRGPDAWRIEQDSREQLAILGFQRLAIVDGLHGMQPMRLHLYPRVTLICNGEIYNCNRLRNEYEFPYETNCDVEAIIHCYKNFGIAETVRKLDGVFSFCLVDGDVRKVFIARDPYGVRPLFKMSDEENGVLAICSEAKGLIGLKQKASEKSTLGQFPPGHFEEWDICENNKVKLNYAEQYFQPGTPPKFTPFVAESDLQKLNINEKIAALLEAACKKRLMSERRIGCLLSGGLDSSLITALVVKLAKEHKLPYKIQTFAIGMGDSPDLISARTVADYLGTEHHEVIFDENDVRQALDNVIYHLESYDITTIRASLPMYLLSKYIKEKTDTTVVFSGEGADELAQGYIYFRDAPTEKDGHEESIRLLSDIYLYDGLRADRTTSSFSLELRVPFLDIQFTSHYLSIDPKLRQPQDGVEKHLLRSSFATSGLLPDSILWRHKEAFSDGVASVRKSLFTTISEIVAERQPSDNQKYEGVQPTTAESKYYRYIFEKSFPGQHNFTPYYWMPKWVKVSDPSARFIKHYAAK